A genomic segment from Alistipes senegalensis JC50 encodes:
- the rimM gene encoding ribosome maturation factor RimM (Essential for efficient processing of 16S rRNA), producing MTVPAGRINKLFGTEGGVMLSLYPAFPDDFTTDTPLMVTIDALEVPLWCEHFERRGQSGATATFADFDTERRAQELLGLEFRIEPEEEGEDDEFYLEDLIGFAVEAKETGTPEKFKGTVSDYYDSDVNPLFELEIGGRQVLVPAAEEFIAHIDFEARTMHLVLPEGLLTLE from the coding sequence ATGACTGTTCCCGCAGGCAGAATCAACAAACTTTTCGGCACCGAGGGCGGAGTGATGCTCTCGCTCTACCCCGCTTTCCCCGACGATTTCACGACCGACACCCCGCTGATGGTCACCATCGACGCATTGGAGGTGCCGCTCTGGTGCGAGCATTTCGAACGCCGCGGCCAGTCGGGAGCCACCGCCACGTTCGCCGATTTCGACACCGAACGCCGGGCCCAGGAGCTGCTGGGACTCGAATTCCGCATCGAACCGGAAGAGGAGGGCGAGGACGACGAGTTCTATCTCGAAGACCTGATCGGCTTTGCCGTCGAGGCCAAGGAGACCGGAACGCCGGAAAAATTCAAAGGAACCGTCTCGGACTATTACGACAGCGATGTCAATCCGCTGTTCGAACTGGAGATCGGCGGACGGCAGGTGCTGGTCCCCGCCGCCGAGGAGTTCATCGCACACATCGACTTCGAGGCCCGCACGATGCACCTCGTGCTGCCCGAAGGACTTCTGACACTGGAATAG
- a CDS encoding 30S ribosomal protein S16 — MAVKIRLARHGKKGYAFYHIVAADSRAPRDGKFIEKLGIYNPNTNPATIDLDFGKALDWLQKGAQPTDTCRAILSYKGVMYKKHLLGGVAKGAFSEAEAEARFNKWLEAKAGKIEAKANKLATDAKSAEKARLAAEAKIKEERAAAIAEKKAAAEAAAREAAAEAAAETEAAAEEAAPEAPAAE; from the coding sequence ATGGCTGTTAAAATTCGTCTGGCACGTCACGGTAAGAAGGGCTATGCCTTCTATCACATCGTTGCCGCAGATAGCAGAGCGCCACGTGATGGTAAATTCATCGAAAAGTTGGGCATCTACAACCCCAACACGAATCCTGCTACGATCGACCTGGACTTCGGGAAAGCCCTGGATTGGTTACAGAAAGGCGCACAACCTACGGATACTTGTCGGGCTATTCTCTCCTACAAGGGCGTAATGTACAAGAAACACCTCCTGGGCGGTGTCGCCAAGGGTGCGTTCTCCGAGGCCGAGGCCGAAGCACGCTTCAACAAGTGGCTGGAAGCCAAAGCCGGTAAGATCGAAGCCAAGGCCAACAAGCTGGCGACCGACGCCAAGTCGGCCGAGAAAGCTCGTCTGGCTGCCGAGGCCAAGATCAAGGAGGAGCGCGCCGCCGCAATCGCCGAGAAGAAGGCTGCCGCCGAGGCCGCTGCCCGCGAGGCTGCTGCTGAAGCCGCTGCCGAGACCGAAGCTGCCGCCGAGGAGGCCGCTCCGGAAGCTCCCGCCGCAGAATAA
- a CDS encoding response regulator — MSDNNTSERKPLILIAEDVESNYKLLEIILKKEYDLLWAKNGKEAVEYAFAEHPDAVLMDIKMPVMDGIEALKEIRLRTTELPVIMQTAYAFDTDRRTAEEAGCNGFITKPVMPRELKMYLDKYLK; from the coding sequence ATGAGCGACAACAATACATCAGAACGTAAACCGCTGATCCTGATTGCGGAAGATGTCGAGAGCAACTACAAGCTGCTGGAAATAATCCTCAAAAAAGAGTACGATCTGCTGTGGGCCAAAAACGGCAAGGAAGCCGTGGAGTACGCTTTCGCAGAGCATCCCGACGCCGTGCTGATGGACATCAAGATGCCGGTGATGGACGGGATCGAAGCGCTGAAAGAGATCCGCCTCCGCACGACCGAACTGCCCGTCATCATGCAGACGGCCTATGCCTTCGACACCGACCGGCGCACCGCCGAGGAGGCCGGATGCAACGGATTCATCACCAAGCCCGTCATGCCGCGCGAACTGAAAATGTATCTCGACAAATACCTCAAATAG
- a CDS encoding M23 family metallopeptidase, whose protein sequence is MRRFLTVLLFSAIGAGAQAQRLDPGDYIYPIRDVARLYSANFGEMRPGHFHAGIDIKTDGAEGKPLVAVADGYVSRVSLAAGGYGRAVYLTLRNGTTAVYGHLQRFRDDIEEHVRQERTARRANGVNLFFGPGTWPVKQGDVIGFSGDSGSSMGPHLHFEIRDTPTQRLYNVVREGVIRPEDDLPPRIMRLHYVEVDTLQGVPVRSRMESYAVVREAEGRYRLTREEPVGAGRKGYFVAEVTDRRNGVHNTFGIWRVTASVDGVPYFEYRMDGFTHDLSRCCDAVSCYSLQPASRNEVIRLARLAGSPGCFYPVMEERGVVRTAEGQLRRIRIEAEDDCGNRSALEFTVRGRSESFRAEADTAAVALYPDRTSLVQVGREARTSIPEGALYEPIFVKPERRETPQADSGVVVLSPAYRFLSPDTPLRHPAAVTVRTRVPRRLQFRTALAVRNRKGRLAWVGGSYANGAVTASTYATGDLVAVADTLAPAVRPLFAEGADLSKSESLRFRAADNFSGIASWTLRIDGEWVPCDRFPVKGTLVHFFDAPPQRRRHDVQLSVRDGCGNTAHFKGTFYR, encoded by the coding sequence ATGCGAAGATTTTTGACCGTCCTGCTGTTCAGCGCGATCGGTGCCGGGGCGCAGGCCCAGCGGCTCGATCCCGGCGATTACATTTATCCCATACGCGACGTGGCACGGCTCTACTCGGCCAATTTCGGCGAGATGCGCCCAGGGCATTTCCACGCGGGCATCGACATCAAGACCGACGGCGCGGAGGGCAAACCTCTGGTGGCCGTCGCCGACGGCTACGTCTCGCGCGTGAGCCTCGCGGCGGGCGGCTACGGCAGAGCCGTCTACCTCACGCTGCGCAACGGCACGACAGCCGTTTACGGCCACTTGCAGCGCTTCCGCGACGACATCGAGGAGCACGTCCGGCAGGAGCGCACGGCCCGCCGGGCGAACGGCGTCAACCTCTTCTTCGGTCCCGGGACGTGGCCCGTGAAGCAGGGCGACGTGATCGGATTCTCGGGCGACAGCGGCTCGTCGATGGGCCCGCACCTCCACTTCGAGATCCGCGACACCCCGACGCAGCGGCTCTACAACGTCGTCCGCGAGGGGGTCATCCGCCCCGAAGACGACCTGCCGCCCCGCATCATGCGTCTGCACTACGTCGAGGTGGACACCCTGCAAGGCGTTCCGGTGCGCAGCCGTATGGAGAGCTACGCCGTGGTCCGCGAAGCCGAAGGCCGCTACCGCCTGACGCGCGAAGAGCCCGTCGGCGCGGGACGCAAGGGTTATTTCGTGGCCGAGGTCACCGACCGCCGCAACGGCGTGCACAACACGTTCGGCATCTGGCGTGTCACGGCCTCGGTTGACGGCGTCCCCTATTTCGAATACCGCATGGACGGCTTCACCCACGACCTGTCGCGCTGCTGCGACGCCGTGAGCTGCTATTCGCTCCAACCCGCATCGCGCAACGAAGTGATCCGCCTGGCCCGGCTGGCCGGTTCGCCCGGCTGTTTCTACCCGGTGATGGAGGAGCGCGGCGTGGTGCGCACGGCCGAGGGGCAGCTGCGCCGCATCCGTATCGAGGCCGAAGACGACTGCGGCAACCGCTCGGCGCTGGAATTCACGGTCCGCGGACGCTCGGAGAGTTTCCGGGCCGAAGCCGACACGGCGGCCGTCGCCCTCTACCCCGACCGGACCTCGCTCGTGCAGGTCGGACGCGAAGCCCGGACCAGCATCCCCGAAGGGGCGCTCTACGAACCTATATTCGTGAAACCCGAACGCCGCGAGACCCCGCAGGCCGATTCGGGCGTCGTGGTGCTCTCGCCCGCCTACCGGTTCCTCAGCCCCGACACACCGCTGCGGCATCCCGCAGCCGTCACCGTCCGCACCCGCGTACCGCGGCGGCTGCAATTCCGGACCGCGCTGGCCGTGCGCAACCGCAAAGGCCGGCTGGCGTGGGTCGGAGGCTCCTATGCGAACGGCGCCGTGACGGCCTCGACCTACGCCACGGGCGACCTGGTCGCGGTGGCCGACACGCTCGCACCCGCGGTCCGGCCCCTCTTCGCCGAGGGCGCCGACCTCTCGAAATCCGAAAGCCTGCGTTTCCGCGCCGCCGACAATTTCTCGGGCATCGCCTCGTGGACGCTGCGCATCGACGGCGAATGGGTCCCCTGCGACCGGTTCCCCGTGAAGGGCACGCTCGTCCACTTTTTCGACGCCCCGCCGCAGCGGCGCAGGCACGACGTGCAGCTCTCGGTGAGGGACGGATGCGGCAATACGGCACACTTCAAGGGCACATTTTACCGGTAA
- a CDS encoding regulatory protein RecX, which translates to MLPAEVKKRRDKTPEQALAALMRLCARAEKSESDARRLMRGWGLAERDAEQVLGKLVRDRFIDDGRYAEAFVREKLRLSGWGAYKIRTALQRKGIRRELIDAALAQAEGADMGERLAQMLARKARTVRAATPYELKTKLIRYGLSLGYEYEAVLEAASAMVRETDTCEDF; encoded by the coding sequence ATGCTGCCGGCTGAAGTGAAAAAACGACGCGACAAGACCCCCGAACAAGCGCTCGCCGCGCTGATGCGGCTCTGCGCCCGGGCCGAGAAGTCGGAGAGCGACGCCCGGCGGCTGATGCGCGGCTGGGGGCTGGCCGAACGGGACGCCGAGCAGGTGCTCGGAAAACTCGTCCGCGACCGTTTCATCGACGACGGCCGCTATGCCGAAGCCTTCGTGCGCGAAAAGCTGCGGCTGAGCGGCTGGGGCGCATACAAGATCCGCACGGCGCTGCAACGCAAGGGCATCCGCCGGGAGCTGATCGACGCGGCGCTGGCGCAGGCCGAAGGCGCGGACATGGGCGAACGCCTGGCGCAGATGCTCGCCCGCAAGGCGCGGACGGTGCGGGCCGCCACGCCCTACGAACTGAAAACGAAACTGATACGCTACGGGCTTTCGCTCGGATACGAATACGAGGCGGTGCTCGAAGCCGCCTCGGCAATGGTGAGGGAGACAGATACATGCGAAGATTTTTGA
- the prmC gene encoding peptide chain release factor N(5)-glutamine methyltransferase, with translation MTRRDAVNRLTARLVPLYGEREARAIARNTVAELAGIPLSALLTDPGAEFAAERSEEVAERLAAGEPLQYVVGHTEFYGRRFAVRAGVLIPRPETEELVDRVLRGERGSRRILDVGTGSGCIAASLALGLPDAEIFAADISDDALAVAAENFRTLDARVTLRKADALGGLAEAFPERFDAIVSNPPYVPESDRAEMHPNVRDHEPAVALFVPDDDRIRFYRAIAQAGRRMLVPGGRLWFEIYEHAADEIVRMLEGERYTDIAVHRDLFDKPRMICCRLK, from the coding sequence ATGACCCGCCGCGATGCCGTCAACCGACTGACCGCACGCCTCGTGCCCCTCTACGGGGAGCGCGAAGCCCGCGCAATAGCCCGCAACACCGTCGCAGAGCTCGCGGGAATCCCGCTGTCGGCGCTGCTGACCGATCCCGGGGCGGAGTTCGCCGCGGAGCGGTCGGAGGAGGTCGCGGAGCGTCTTGCGGCCGGAGAGCCGCTGCAATACGTCGTCGGACACACCGAATTTTACGGGCGCCGCTTCGCCGTGCGCGCGGGGGTGCTGATTCCGCGCCCCGAAACCGAGGAGCTGGTGGACCGGGTGCTGCGCGGCGAGCGCGGGTCCCGGAGGATTCTCGACGTGGGGACCGGAAGCGGCTGTATCGCGGCATCGCTGGCGCTGGGGCTTCCCGACGCGGAGATTTTCGCGGCCGATATTTCGGACGACGCGCTGGCCGTCGCCGCGGAGAATTTCCGGACGCTCGACGCCCGGGTCACGCTCCGCAAGGCCGACGCGCTCGGCGGACTGGCGGAGGCATTCCCGGAGCGTTTCGACGCGATCGTGTCGAACCCGCCCTATGTGCCCGAAAGCGACCGCGCGGAGATGCACCCCAACGTCCGCGACCACGAACCCGCCGTGGCGCTGTTCGTCCCGGACGATGACCGCATCCGCTTCTACCGGGCCATCGCGCAGGCAGGGCGGCGGATGCTCGTACCCGGCGGACGGCTCTGGTTCGAGATTTACGAACACGCCGCGGACGAAATCGTCCGCATGCTGGAGGGCGAAAGATATACCGACATCGCGGTCCATAGGGACCTTTTCGACAAACCCCGCATGATATGCTGCCGGCTGAAGTGA
- a CDS encoding chorismate synthase, with translation MNQFGHNFRLTLWGESHGAQIGVSMDGVPAGIPLSEADFAEDLARRRSGAPGTTPRREPDLPQIVSGIYDGRTTGAPLTVEFANTNTRSQDYSNVVLHYRPSHADLVARHKFGGFNDPRGGGHFSARLTLGLVAAGVVAKKILPAGVRFATRLTEIGGCTDPAGFDEVLRAAAADRDSVGGVVECRVQGVPLGLGEPFFDSAESMIAHLLFAVPAVKGVEFGSGFAGSRLRGSENNDCFTDGEGTTATNRAGGINGGITNGNEIVVRAALKPTPSISREQMTYNEATGRVEPLEIRGRHDTCVALRGAVVVEAAVAIALANFIRR, from the coding sequence ATGAACCAATTCGGACACAATTTCCGGCTCACCCTCTGGGGTGAGTCGCACGGAGCGCAGATCGGCGTCTCGATGGACGGCGTTCCGGCCGGAATACCCCTCTCGGAGGCCGATTTCGCCGAAGACCTCGCACGCCGCCGCAGCGGAGCCCCCGGGACCACGCCGCGCCGCGAACCGGACCTGCCGCAAATCGTCTCGGGCATCTACGACGGCCGCACGACGGGAGCCCCGCTGACCGTCGAGTTCGCCAACACCAACACCCGGTCGCAGGACTACTCCAACGTCGTGCTCCACTACCGCCCCTCGCACGCCGACCTGGTGGCCCGTCACAAGTTCGGCGGGTTCAACGACCCGCGCGGCGGAGGCCACTTCTCGGCCCGCCTGACGCTGGGGCTGGTCGCCGCGGGGGTCGTCGCCAAAAAGATACTGCCCGCCGGGGTGCGCTTCGCCACACGGCTCACCGAGATCGGCGGATGCACCGACCCGGCGGGATTCGACGAGGTGCTGCGCGCAGCGGCCGCCGACCGCGATTCAGTGGGCGGAGTCGTCGAATGCCGCGTGCAGGGCGTTCCGCTGGGGCTGGGAGAGCCGTTCTTCGACTCGGCGGAGAGCATGATCGCCCACCTGCTGTTCGCCGTTCCGGCGGTCAAGGGGGTGGAGTTCGGCAGCGGATTCGCGGGCTCGCGTCTGCGCGGCTCCGAGAACAACGACTGCTTCACGGACGGCGAAGGCACGACCGCGACGAACCGTGCCGGCGGCATCAACGGCGGCATCACCAACGGCAACGAGATCGTGGTCCGCGCGGCGCTGAAGCCCACGCCGAGCATCAGCCGCGAACAGATGACCTACAACGAGGCCACCGGCCGGGTGGAGCCGCTGGAAATCCGCGGCCGCCACGACACCTGCGTCGCCCTGCGCGGTGCGGTGGTCGTCGAGGCCGCCGTGGCCATCGCCCTGGCCAACTTCATCCGCCGATGA
- the aroA gene encoding 3-phosphoshikimate 1-carboxyvinyltransferase has protein sequence MDKTAGPGRVKGTLTPPCSKSYAQRALAAALLSEEVSVLRNLEFCDDTRSALRCIEALGARVRQADPTTLSIQGGLDPRVSRLDVGESGLATRLFTPLASLCSTPIVIEGRDSLLRRPMGMMLEPLRRLGVTVRDNDGYLPVEVRGPIRGGEVEVDGSVSSQFITGLLLALPKAGQDTTLHVHGAVSTPYLDMTLDTAARFGVEISQRDYEEFYIPGRQHYRSTYFSIEGDWSAAAMLLVAGATAGEVTVRNVSMLSKQADTAICTALVRAGAAVINEPESVTVQHRPLRAFEFDATNCPDLFPALAALAAAADGVSEIRGTSRLEYKECNRAEAIRDEYAKLGIEVDTSEEDLMRIRGGQAHGAHTRSHGDHRMAMSLAVAALRADGEITIEGAESVAKSYPGFFEDLEHIRY, from the coding sequence ATGGACAAAACGGCTGGCCCGGGCCGCGTCAAAGGCACACTGACGCCGCCCTGTTCGAAAAGTTATGCCCAGCGCGCCCTCGCGGCGGCGCTGCTTTCGGAGGAGGTTTCGGTGCTGCGCAACCTCGAATTCTGCGACGACACCCGCTCGGCCCTGCGCTGCATCGAGGCGCTGGGCGCCCGGGTCCGTCAGGCGGACCCCACGACGCTCTCCATCCAAGGGGGGCTCGACCCCAGGGTCAGCCGGCTCGATGTCGGCGAATCGGGGCTTGCGACACGCCTCTTCACCCCTCTGGCATCGCTCTGCTCCACGCCCATCGTCATCGAGGGGCGCGATTCGCTGCTGCGCCGCCCGATGGGAATGATGCTCGAACCGCTGCGCCGGCTGGGCGTGACGGTCCGCGACAACGACGGCTACCTGCCGGTCGAGGTCCGCGGCCCGATCCGCGGCGGGGAGGTCGAGGTTGACGGATCGGTCTCGTCGCAGTTCATCACGGGGCTGCTGCTGGCCCTGCCCAAAGCCGGACAAGACACGACGCTGCACGTACACGGCGCAGTATCGACACCTTATTTAGATATGACGCTCGACACGGCGGCCCGCTTCGGCGTGGAGATCAGCCAGCGCGACTACGAGGAGTTCTACATCCCGGGACGCCAGCACTACCGTTCGACCTATTTCAGCATCGAGGGCGACTGGAGCGCCGCGGCCATGCTGCTGGTGGCGGGCGCCACGGCGGGAGAGGTCACCGTGCGCAACGTCTCGATGCTTTCCAAGCAGGCCGACACGGCCATCTGCACGGCGCTGGTGCGCGCCGGGGCGGCGGTCATCAACGAGCCGGAGTCGGTGACGGTGCAGCACCGTCCGCTCCGCGCCTTCGAGTTCGACGCCACCAACTGCCCCGACCTCTTTCCGGCGCTCGCCGCGCTCGCCGCAGCGGCCGACGGCGTGAGCGAGATCCGCGGCACCTCGCGCCTCGAATACAAGGAGTGCAACCGCGCCGAGGCCATCCGCGACGAATACGCCAAGCTGGGCATCGAGGTCGATACCTCGGAAGAGGACCTGATGCGCATACGCGGCGGACAGGCGCACGGAGCGCACACCCGGAGCCACGGCGACCACCGCATGGCCATGTCGCTGGCCGTCGCAGCGCTGCGCGCCGACGGCGAGATCACGATCGAGGGGGCCGAAAGCGTCGCCAAAAGCTATCCCGGATTCTTCGAGGACCTCGAACACATCCGGTATTAA
- the lptB gene encoding LPS export ABC transporter ATP-binding protein: MRLYTSELVKKYKARTVVDHVSIDVNQGEIVGLLGPNGAGKTTTFYMIVGLIKPNEGRIFLESDEGEATELTDFPVYRRAQLGVGYLAQEASVFRRLSVEDNIRAVLEMTSYSKEYQAERVEALIEEFRLQKVRKSLGIQLSGGERRRTEIARAVAINPAFILLDEPFAGVDPIAVEDIQSIVATLKHKNIGVIITDHNVDETLAITDRTYLLYEGKILKTGTAEELAADPMVRKVYLGQHFELKKSHQLTQEMKNRKGQETKE, from the coding sequence ATGCGTCTTTACACCAGTGAACTCGTAAAAAAATACAAGGCCCGCACGGTCGTGGACCACGTGTCAATCGATGTCAACCAGGGCGAGATCGTCGGACTGCTGGGCCCCAACGGAGCCGGCAAGACCACTACGTTCTACATGATCGTCGGACTCATCAAGCCCAACGAAGGACGCATCTTCCTCGAAAGCGACGAAGGAGAGGCCACCGAGCTGACCGATTTCCCGGTCTACCGCCGCGCCCAGTTAGGCGTGGGCTATCTGGCCCAGGAGGCGTCGGTGTTCCGCCGCCTCTCGGTCGAGGACAACATCCGCGCGGTGCTGGAGATGACCTCCTATTCGAAGGAGTACCAGGCCGAACGGGTCGAGGCGCTGATCGAGGAGTTCCGCCTGCAAAAGGTGCGCAAGAGCCTCGGCATCCAGCTCTCGGGCGGCGAGCGGCGGCGCACGGAGATCGCGCGCGCGGTGGCCATCAACCCGGCCTTCATCCTTTTGGACGAACCGTTCGCCGGCGTGGACCCGATCGCCGTGGAGGACATCCAGTCGATCGTGGCGACGCTCAAACACAAGAACATCGGCGTGATCATCACCGACCACAACGTCGATGAAACGCTGGCCATCACCGACCGCACCTACCTGCTCTACGAGGGCAAGATTCTGAAAACCGGTACGGCCGAGGAGCTGGCCGCCGACCCGATGGTCCGCAAGGTCTACCTCGGGCAGCATTTCGAGCTCAAGAAGAGCCACCAGCTCACCCAGGAGATGAAAAACCGCAAAGGACAGGAGACGAAGGAGTAA
- the recQ gene encoding DNA helicase RecQ, translating into MKQFDSSLLHDKLKEYFGFSSFKGNQEAVIRNVLEGKDTFVLMPTGGGKSLCYQLPALLMDGVAIVISPLIALMKNQVDAMRTFSAESGIAHFLNSSLNKTAVAQVRADVLAGKTKLLYFAPESLTKEDNVAFLHKIKVSFYAIDEAHCISEWGHDFRPEYRRIRPIINEIGTAPLIALTATATPKVQMDIQKNLGMSDASVFKSSFNRPNLYYEIRPKRNVDHDIIRFIKQNEGKSGIIYCLSRKKVEELTELLVANGIRARAYHAGMDAATRAANQDDFLMERVEVIVATIAFGMGIDKPDVRYVIHYDIPKSLEGYYQETGRAGRDGGEGHCLTFYSYKDIQKLEKFMQGKPIAEQEIGKLLLLETVSYAESSMCRRKTLLHYFGEDYTEDNCGNCDNCRDPKPKIDARAALKMALEALRDIGDKFKADYLVNVLVGKTTALIKSYGHNKSKWFGAGADHDARFWGAVLRQALILGLVDKNIENYGLISINKKGEGYIALPFPVTVTLDHDYDEEEKEAESVTPMGKGGAADEELFSMLKDLRKKVAKQHGLPPFVIFQDPSLEDMAVQYPITIEEMQNITGVGVGKARKFGEEFVKLIKAYVEEKEIIRPQDMVVKGVASKSGNKIFIIQSIDRKMDFEDIARAKDLDFDELLTEIEGIVNSGTKLDISYYLKGFMDEDKIEDIYLYFKEDAESDSLDAAIEELGADYTEEEIRLVRIKFMCEQGN; encoded by the coding sequence ATGAAACAATTCGATTCATCCCTGTTGCATGACAAGCTGAAAGAGTATTTCGGCTTTTCGTCGTTCAAGGGGAACCAGGAAGCGGTGATCCGCAACGTGCTGGAAGGCAAGGATACCTTCGTGCTGATGCCCACGGGCGGCGGCAAGTCGTTGTGCTACCAGTTGCCGGCGCTTCTGATGGACGGGGTCGCCATCGTCATCTCGCCGCTGATCGCCCTGATGAAGAACCAGGTCGATGCGATGAGGACCTTTTCGGCCGAGTCGGGGATCGCGCATTTCCTCAATTCGTCGCTCAACAAGACCGCCGTGGCGCAGGTCCGCGCCGACGTGCTCGCCGGGAAGACCAAACTGCTCTATTTCGCCCCCGAGTCGCTCACCAAGGAGGACAACGTGGCGTTCCTGCATAAAATAAAGGTGTCGTTCTACGCCATCGACGAGGCGCACTGCATCTCGGAGTGGGGCCACGATTTCCGCCCCGAGTACCGCCGCATCCGACCGATCATCAACGAGATCGGCACGGCGCCGCTGATCGCTCTCACGGCCACGGCCACGCCCAAGGTGCAGATGGACATCCAGAAGAACCTCGGGATGTCCGACGCTTCGGTCTTCAAGTCGTCGTTCAACCGTCCGAACCTCTACTACGAGATCCGTCCCAAGCGCAACGTCGATCACGACATCATCCGCTTCATCAAGCAGAACGAGGGCAAGAGCGGCATCATCTACTGCCTGAGCCGCAAGAAGGTCGAGGAGCTCACCGAACTGCTGGTGGCCAACGGCATCCGCGCGCGGGCCTACCACGCCGGGATGGACGCCGCGACGCGCGCCGCCAATCAGGACGATTTCCTGATGGAGCGCGTCGAGGTGATCGTCGCCACGATCGCCTTCGGCATGGGCATCGACAAGCCCGACGTGCGCTACGTCATCCATTACGACATCCCCAAGTCGCTGGAGGGGTATTATCAGGAGACGGGCCGCGCCGGCCGTGACGGCGGCGAGGGTCATTGTCTGACCTTTTACAGCTACAAGGATATTCAGAAACTCGAAAAGTTCATGCAGGGCAAGCCCATCGCCGAGCAGGAGATCGGCAAACTGCTGCTGCTGGAGACGGTCTCCTATGCCGAGAGTTCGATGTGCCGCCGCAAGACGCTGCTGCACTATTTCGGCGAGGACTACACCGAGGACAATTGCGGCAACTGCGACAACTGCCGCGACCCGAAGCCGAAGATCGACGCCCGTGCGGCGCTCAAAATGGCCCTCGAAGCCCTGCGCGACATCGGCGACAAGTTCAAGGCCGATTATCTCGTCAACGTGCTGGTGGGCAAGACCACGGCGCTGATCAAGAGCTACGGCCACAACAAGTCGAAATGGTTCGGGGCCGGCGCCGACCACGACGCCCGCTTCTGGGGCGCGGTGCTGCGGCAGGCGCTGATTCTGGGGCTCGTGGACAAGAACATCGAGAATTACGGCCTCATTTCGATCAACAAGAAAGGCGAGGGGTATATCGCCCTGCCGTTCCCGGTGACCGTGACCCTCGACCACGATTACGACGAGGAGGAGAAGGAGGCCGAGTCCGTAACCCCGATGGGCAAGGGCGGAGCCGCCGACGAGGAGCTGTTCTCGATGCTCAAGGACCTGCGGAAGAAGGTGGCCAAGCAGCACGGGCTGCCGCCGTTCGTCATCTTCCAGGACCCGTCGCTGGAAGACATGGCCGTGCAGTACCCGATCACCATCGAGGAGATGCAGAACATCACGGGCGTGGGCGTGGGCAAGGCCCGCAAGTTCGGCGAGGAGTTCGTCAAACTCATCAAAGCCTACGTCGAGGAGAAGGAGATCATCCGTCCGCAGGACATGGTCGTCAAGGGCGTGGCCAGCAAGTCGGGCAACAAGATCTTCATCATCCAGTCGATCGACCGCAAGATGGATTTCGAGGACATCGCACGGGCCAAGGACCTCGATTTCGACGAACTGCTCACCGAGATCGAAGGTATCGTCAATTCGGGTACGAAACTCGACATCTCCTATTACCTGAAGGGGTTCATGGACGAGGACAAGATCGAGGATATTTACCTCTATTTCAAGGAGGACGCCGAGAGCGATTCGCTCGACGCGGCCATCGAGGAGCTGGGGGCGGACTATACCGAGGAGGAGATTCGCCTCGTGCGCATCAAGTTCATGTGCGAACAGGGAAACTGA